Proteins encoded in a region of the Corvus hawaiiensis isolate bCorHaw1 chromosome 18, bCorHaw1.pri.cur, whole genome shotgun sequence genome:
- the NEFH gene encoding neurofilament heavy polypeptide isoform X1, whose product MSLMLETLLGPPGGLRKEPSRAPPRSAASSGFYSWPAPVVGRARGAGGGGGSAAASSTESLDSLNGEPRARNEKELLQVLNDRFAGYIERVRALEQQNRALAAEAAALRQQQAGRSAMGELYARELRDMRGTVLRLGAEKGQLRLERARLAEDVAALRGRLEDEARQRSELEAAARGLAQRSAQEERARAPLEERARALREEAELLRRQHRAEVGALLRGARLELPAEPPASLRPGVTAALRDLRAQLEGTATRSTLQAEEWFRVRLDKLSEVAKVNTDAMRLAQEEISEYRRQLQAKTTELEALKGTQESLERQRQDSEERHHADVLSYQETIQQLDSELRNTKWEMAAQLREYQDLLNVKMALDIEIAAYRKLLEGEEYRLETGIGMLSYPEVLPKAPSIPTSIKVKSEEKIKVVEKSEKETVIVEEQTEEIQVTEEVTEEEEAEKEGEEEKAEEKGEEEEEEEEKAEEEGEEKAKSPAKEEAKSPEKPESPSKEEAKSPEKPESPSKEEAKSPEKPESPSKEEAKSPAVKSPEKPPSPSKEGAKTPVVKSPEKPATPSKEEAKSPAVKSPEKPPTPSKEEAKAPAVKSPEKPATPSKEEAKTPTVKSPEKPAPPSKDEAKTPTVKSPEKPAPPSKEGAKTPTVKSPEKPAAPSKEEAKSPAAKSPEPPATPAKEEAKPPSVKSPEKPPTPSKEEAKAPAVKPPEKPPTPSKEEAKAPAVKSPEKVKSPVKDEAKSPQKEVAPAKEPSPTPKEPKAPAKEEQPKEVKAPSKPEEGKKEEAPKKDVPAKAEEKPKEKAATVPEPPAPQAKEATKPSPKAAEEGKAEEAPAKPQQEVSKAATKEAEKPKAEEKVEEPKKKVEEPKKKVEEAKKAEEPKKEKAEEPKKEKVEEPKKVEEPKKEKAEEPKKVEEPKAKAKPKDEPKASKDPPKVEAPSSKEGTAPEPAPGKK is encoded by the exons ATGAGCCTCATGCTGGAGACGCTGCTGGGCCCCCCGGGGGGGCTCCGCAAGGAGCCGAGCCGCGCTCCCCCGCGCTCCGCCGCCTCCAGCGGCTTCTACTCGTGGCCGGCCCCGGTGGTGGGACGGGCGCGGGGCGcagggggcggcggcggcagcgcggccGCGTCCTCCACCGAGAGCCTAGACTCGCTGAACGGCGAACCGCGGGCGCGCAACGagaaagagctgctgcaggtgctgaaCGACCGCTTCGCCGGCTACATCGAGCGGGTGCGGGCGCTGGAGCAGCAGAACCGGGCGCTGGCGGCCGAGGCGGCGGCGCTGCGGCAGCAGCAGGCGGGGCGCTCGGCCATGGGCGAGCTGTACGCGCGGGAGCTGCGGGACATGCGGGGCACCGTGCTGCGCCTGGGCGCCGAGAAGGGGCAGCTGCGGCTGGAGCGGGCGCGCCTGGCCGAGGACGTGGCGGCGCTGCGGGGAAGGCTGGAGGACGAGGCCCGGCAGCGCTCGGAGCTGGAGGCGGCGGCCCGCGGGCTGGCGCAGCGCTCGGCGCAGGAGGAGCGGGCGCGGGCGCCGCTGGAGGAGCGAGCCCGGGCGCTGCGGGAGGAGGCGGAGCTGCTGCGGAGGCAGCACCGCGCCGAGGTGGGAGCGCTGCTGCGCGGGGCGCGCCTCGAGCTGCCCGCCGAGCCCCCCGCATCCCTGCGCCCCGGCGTCACCGCCGCGCTCCGCGACCTGCGCGCACAGCTGGAGGGCACGGCGACCCGCAGCACCCTGCAGGCCGAGGAGTGGTTCCGCG TGAGGCTGGACAAGCTCTCGGAGGTGGCCAAGGTGAACACGGACGCCATGCGCTTGGCCCAGGAGGAGATCTCCGAGTACCGCCGGCAGCTCCAGGCCAAGACCACCGAGCTGGAAGCCCTCAAAGGGACCCAGGAGTCGctggagaggcagaggcaggactCGGAGGAGCGCCATCATGCAGATGTCCTGTCCTACCAG GAAACCATCCAGCAGCTTGACAGCGAGCTGAGGAACACCAAGTGGGAGATGGCAGCTCAGCTCCGGGAGTACCAGGATCTGCTCAATGTCAAAATGGCCCTGGACATCGAAATTGCTGCCTATAG AAAGCTCCTGGAAGGGGAGGAATATCGACTCGAGACTGGCATTGGGATGCTCTCCTACCCCGAGGTGCTCCCCAAGGCTCCCAGCATCCCCACCAGCATCAAGGTGAAGAGCGAGGAGAAGATCAAGGTGGTGGAAAAGTCAGAGAAGGAGACGGTGATTGTGGAGGAGCAGACAGAGGAAATCCAGGTGACCGAGGAGgtcacagaggaggaggaggctgagaaagagggtgaagaggaaaaagctgaagagaagggggaggaggaggaagaagaagaggagaaagctGAAGAAGAGGGTGAAGAAAAGGCCAAGTCTCCTGCAAAGGAGGAGGCCAAGTCCCCAGAGAAACCCGAGTCCCCCTCAAAGGAGGAGGCCAAGTCTCCAGAGAAACCCGAGTCCCCCTCAAAGGAGGAGGCCAAGTCCCCAGAGAAACCCGAGTCCCCCTCAAAGGAGGAGGCCAAGTCCCCAGCAGTCAAGTCGCCTGAAAAGCCCCCAAGCCCCTCAAAGGAGGGGGCCAAGACCCCGGTCGTGAAATCTCCAGAAAAACCTGCAACCCCCTCAAAGGAGGAGGCCAAGAGCCCGGCTGTGAAGTCCCCAGAGAAACCCCCAACCCCCTCAAAGGAGGAAGCCAAGGCTCCAGCTGTCAAATCCCCTGAAAAGCCAGCAACGCCCTCAAAAGAGGAGGCCAAGACCCCAACAGTGAAGTCCCCAGAGAAACCTGCACCTCCCTCAAAGGATGAGGCCAAGACCCCGACAGTGAAATCCCCAGAGAAACCCGCACCCCCCTCAAAAGAGGGGGCCAAGACCCCGACTGTCAAGTCCCCGGAGAAACCTGCAGCCCCCTCTAAAGAAGAGGCCAAGAGCCCAGCTGCAAAGTCCCCAGAGCCACCTGCAACTCCTGCAAAAGAGGAGGCCAAACCCCCATCTGTCAAATCCCCAGAGAAGCCCCCGACTCCCTCTAAGGAGGAGGCCAAGGCCCCGGCTGTGAAGCCCCCAGAGAAGCCCCCGACTCCCTCTAAGGAGGAGGCCAAGGCCCCGGCCGTGAAGTCCCCAGAGAAAGTCAAATCTCCCGTGAAGGACGAGGCCAAGTCTCCACAGAAGGAAGTGGCCCCGGCCAAGGAGCCAAGCCCTACTCCAAAGGAGCCAAAAGCCCCCGCCAAGGAGGAGCAGCCCAAGGAGGTGAAGGCTCCCTCCAAGCCCGAGGAGGGTAAGAAGGAGGAAGCTCCCAAGAAGGACGTCCCGGCCAAGGCAGAGGAGAAACCCAAAGAGAAGGCGGCCACTGTGCCGGAGCCTCCAGCTCCGCAGGCCAAAGAGGCCACCAAGCCAAGCCCCAAAGCTGCTGAagagggaaaggctgaggaggCTCCAGCAAAACCTCAGCAGGAGGTCAGCAAAGCGGCCACCAAGGAGGCTGAGAAGCCAAAGGCTGAGGAGAAGGTGGAGGAGCCCAAGAAGAAAGTGGAAGAACCCAAGAAGAAGGTGGAGGAGGCCAAGAAGGCGGAGGAACCCAAGAAAGAAAAGGCGGAGGAGCCCAAGAAGGAGAAGGTAGAGGAGCCTAAGAAGGTGGAGGAACCCaagaaggagaaagcagaggaacCCAAGAAGGTGGAAGAACCCAAAGCtaaagcaaaacccaaagaTGAGCCCAAAGCCAGTAAGGACCCCCCCAAAGTGGAGGCTCCCTCCAGCAAGGAGGGCACAGCCCCAGAGCCGGCGCCGGGGAAGAAGTGA
- the NEFH gene encoding neurofilament heavy polypeptide isoform X4 — protein sequence MSLMLETLLGPPGGLRKEPSRAPPRSAASSGFYSWPAPVVGRARGAGGGGGSAAASSTESLDSLNGEPRARNEKELLQVLNDRFAGYIERVRALEQQNRALAAEAAALRQQQAGRSAMGELYARELRDMRGTVLRLGAEKGQLRLERARLAEDVAALRGRLEDEARQRSELEAAARGLAQRSAQEERARAPLEERARALREEAELLRRQHRAEVGALLRGARLELPAEPPASLRPGVTAALRDLRAQLEGTATRSTLQAEEWFRVRLDKLSEVAKVNTDAMRLAQEEISEYRRQLQAKTTELEALKGTQESLERQRQDSEERHHADVLSYQETIQQLDSELRNTKWEMAAQLREYQDLLNVKMALDIEIAAYRKLLEGEEYRLETGIGMLSYPEVLPKAPSIPTSIKVKSEEKIKVVEKSEKETVIVEEQTEEIQVTEEVTEEEEAEKEGEEEKAEEKGEEEEEEEEKAEEEGEEKAKSPAKEEAKSPEKPESPSKEEAKSPAVKSPEKPPSPSKEGAKTPVVKSPEKPATPSKEEAKSPAVKSPEKPPTPSKEEAKAPAVKSPEKPATPSKEEAKTPTVKSPEKPAPPSKDEAKTPTVKSPEKPAPPSKEGAKTPTVKSPEKPAAPSKEEAKSPAAKSPEPPATPAKEEAKPPSVKSPEKPPTPSKEEAKAPAVKPPEKPPTPSKEEAKAPAVKSPEKVKSPVKDEAKSPQKEVAPAKEPSPTPKEPKAPAKEEQPKEVKAPSKPEEGKKEEAPKKDVPAKAEEKPKEKAATVPEPPAPQAKEATKPSPKAAEEGKAEEAPAKPQQEVSKAATKEAEKPKAEEKVEEPKKKVEEPKKKVEEAKKAEEPKKEKAEEPKKEKVEEPKKVEEPKKEKAEEPKKVEEPKAKAKPKDEPKASKDPPKVEAPSSKEGTAPEPAPGKK from the exons ATGAGCCTCATGCTGGAGACGCTGCTGGGCCCCCCGGGGGGGCTCCGCAAGGAGCCGAGCCGCGCTCCCCCGCGCTCCGCCGCCTCCAGCGGCTTCTACTCGTGGCCGGCCCCGGTGGTGGGACGGGCGCGGGGCGcagggggcggcggcggcagcgcggccGCGTCCTCCACCGAGAGCCTAGACTCGCTGAACGGCGAACCGCGGGCGCGCAACGagaaagagctgctgcaggtgctgaaCGACCGCTTCGCCGGCTACATCGAGCGGGTGCGGGCGCTGGAGCAGCAGAACCGGGCGCTGGCGGCCGAGGCGGCGGCGCTGCGGCAGCAGCAGGCGGGGCGCTCGGCCATGGGCGAGCTGTACGCGCGGGAGCTGCGGGACATGCGGGGCACCGTGCTGCGCCTGGGCGCCGAGAAGGGGCAGCTGCGGCTGGAGCGGGCGCGCCTGGCCGAGGACGTGGCGGCGCTGCGGGGAAGGCTGGAGGACGAGGCCCGGCAGCGCTCGGAGCTGGAGGCGGCGGCCCGCGGGCTGGCGCAGCGCTCGGCGCAGGAGGAGCGGGCGCGGGCGCCGCTGGAGGAGCGAGCCCGGGCGCTGCGGGAGGAGGCGGAGCTGCTGCGGAGGCAGCACCGCGCCGAGGTGGGAGCGCTGCTGCGCGGGGCGCGCCTCGAGCTGCCCGCCGAGCCCCCCGCATCCCTGCGCCCCGGCGTCACCGCCGCGCTCCGCGACCTGCGCGCACAGCTGGAGGGCACGGCGACCCGCAGCACCCTGCAGGCCGAGGAGTGGTTCCGCG TGAGGCTGGACAAGCTCTCGGAGGTGGCCAAGGTGAACACGGACGCCATGCGCTTGGCCCAGGAGGAGATCTCCGAGTACCGCCGGCAGCTCCAGGCCAAGACCACCGAGCTGGAAGCCCTCAAAGGGACCCAGGAGTCGctggagaggcagaggcaggactCGGAGGAGCGCCATCATGCAGATGTCCTGTCCTACCAG GAAACCATCCAGCAGCTTGACAGCGAGCTGAGGAACACCAAGTGGGAGATGGCAGCTCAGCTCCGGGAGTACCAGGATCTGCTCAATGTCAAAATGGCCCTGGACATCGAAATTGCTGCCTATAG AAAGCTCCTGGAAGGGGAGGAATATCGACTCGAGACTGGCATTGGGATGCTCTCCTACCCCGAGGTGCTCCCCAAGGCTCCCAGCATCCCCACCAGCATCAAGGTGAAGAGCGAGGAGAAGATCAAGGTGGTGGAAAAGTCAGAGAAGGAGACGGTGATTGTGGAGGAGCAGACAGAGGAAATCCAGGTGACCGAGGAGgtcacagaggaggaggaggctgagaaagagggtgaagaggaaaaagctgaagagaagggggaggaggaggaagaagaagaggagaaagctGAAGAAGAGGGTGAAGAAAAGGCCAAGTCTCCTGCAAAGGAGGAG GCCAAGTCCCCAGAGAAACCCGAGTCCCCCTCAAAGGAGGAGGCCAAGTCCCCAGCAGTCAAGTCGCCTGAAAAGCCCCCAAGCCCCTCAAAGGAGGGGGCCAAGACCCCGGTCGTGAAATCTCCAGAAAAACCTGCAACCCCCTCAAAGGAGGAGGCCAAGAGCCCGGCTGTGAAGTCCCCAGAGAAACCCCCAACCCCCTCAAAGGAGGAAGCCAAGGCTCCAGCTGTCAAATCCCCTGAAAAGCCAGCAACGCCCTCAAAAGAGGAGGCCAAGACCCCAACAGTGAAGTCCCCAGAGAAACCTGCACCTCCCTCAAAGGATGAGGCCAAGACCCCGACAGTGAAATCCCCAGAGAAACCCGCACCCCCCTCAAAAGAGGGGGCCAAGACCCCGACTGTCAAGTCCCCGGAGAAACCTGCAGCCCCCTCTAAAGAAGAGGCCAAGAGCCCAGCTGCAAAGTCCCCAGAGCCACCTGCAACTCCTGCAAAAGAGGAGGCCAAACCCCCATCTGTCAAATCCCCAGAGAAGCCCCCGACTCCCTCTAAGGAGGAGGCCAAGGCCCCGGCTGTGAAGCCCCCAGAGAAGCCCCCGACTCCCTCTAAGGAGGAGGCCAAGGCCCCGGCCGTGAAGTCCCCAGAGAAAGTCAAATCTCCCGTGAAGGACGAGGCCAAGTCTCCACAGAAGGAAGTGGCCCCGGCCAAGGAGCCAAGCCCTACTCCAAAGGAGCCAAAAGCCCCCGCCAAGGAGGAGCAGCCCAAGGAGGTGAAGGCTCCCTCCAAGCCCGAGGAGGGTAAGAAGGAGGAAGCTCCCAAGAAGGACGTCCCGGCCAAGGCAGAGGAGAAACCCAAAGAGAAGGCGGCCACTGTGCCGGAGCCTCCAGCTCCGCAGGCCAAAGAGGCCACCAAGCCAAGCCCCAAAGCTGCTGAagagggaaaggctgaggaggCTCCAGCAAAACCTCAGCAGGAGGTCAGCAAAGCGGCCACCAAGGAGGCTGAGAAGCCAAAGGCTGAGGAGAAGGTGGAGGAGCCCAAGAAGAAAGTGGAAGAACCCAAGAAGAAGGTGGAGGAGGCCAAGAAGGCGGAGGAACCCAAGAAAGAAAAGGCGGAGGAGCCCAAGAAGGAGAAGGTAGAGGAGCCTAAGAAGGTGGAGGAACCCaagaaggagaaagcagaggaacCCAAGAAGGTGGAAGAACCCAAAGCtaaagcaaaacccaaagaTGAGCCCAAAGCCAGTAAGGACCCCCCCAAAGTGGAGGCTCCCTCCAGCAAGGAGGGCACAGCCCCAGAGCCGGCGCCGGGGAAGAAGTGA
- the NEFH gene encoding neurofilament heavy polypeptide isoform X3: protein MSLMLETLLGPPGGLRKEPSRAPPRSAASSGFYSWPAPVVGRARGAGGGGGSAAASSTESLDSLNGEPRARNEKELLQVLNDRFAGYIERVRALEQQNRALAAEAAALRQQQAGRSAMGELYARELRDMRGTVLRLGAEKGQLRLERARLAEDVAALRGRLEDEARQRSELEAAARGLAQRSAQEERARAPLEERARALREEAELLRRQHRAEVGALLRGARLELPAEPPASLRPGVTAALRDLRAQLEGTATRSTLQAEEWFRVRLDKLSEVAKVNTDAMRLAQEEISEYRRQLQAKTTELEALKGTQESLERQRQDSEERHHADVLSYQETIQQLDSELRNTKWEMAAQLREYQDLLNVKMALDIEIAAYRKLLEGEEYRLETGIGMLSYPEVLPKAPSIPTSIKVKSEEKIKVVEKSEKETVIVEEQTEEIQVTEEVTEEEEAEKEGEEEKAEEKGEEEEEEEEKAEEEGEEKAKSPAKEEAKSPEKPESPSKEEAKSPEKPESPSKEEAKSPAVKSPEKPPSPSKEGAKTPVVKSPEKPATPSKEEAKSPAVKSPEKPPTPSKEEAKAPAVKSPEKPATPSKEEAKTPTVKSPEKPAPPSKDEAKTPTVKSPEKPAPPSKEGAKTPTVKSPEKPAAPSKEEAKSPAAKSPEPPATPAKEEAKPPSVKSPEKPPTPSKEEAKAPAVKPPEKPPTPSKEEAKAPAVKSPEKVKSPVKDEAKSPQKEVAPAKEPSPTPKEPKAPAKEEQPKEVKAPSKPEEGKKEEAPKKDVPAKAEEKPKEKAATVPEPPAPQAKEATKPSPKAAEEGKAEEAPAKPQQEVSKAATKEAEKPKAEEKVEEPKKKVEEPKKKVEEAKKAEEPKKEKAEEPKKEKVEEPKKVEEPKKEKAEEPKKVEEPKAKAKPKDEPKASKDPPKVEAPSSKEGTAPEPAPGKK from the exons ATGAGCCTCATGCTGGAGACGCTGCTGGGCCCCCCGGGGGGGCTCCGCAAGGAGCCGAGCCGCGCTCCCCCGCGCTCCGCCGCCTCCAGCGGCTTCTACTCGTGGCCGGCCCCGGTGGTGGGACGGGCGCGGGGCGcagggggcggcggcggcagcgcggccGCGTCCTCCACCGAGAGCCTAGACTCGCTGAACGGCGAACCGCGGGCGCGCAACGagaaagagctgctgcaggtgctgaaCGACCGCTTCGCCGGCTACATCGAGCGGGTGCGGGCGCTGGAGCAGCAGAACCGGGCGCTGGCGGCCGAGGCGGCGGCGCTGCGGCAGCAGCAGGCGGGGCGCTCGGCCATGGGCGAGCTGTACGCGCGGGAGCTGCGGGACATGCGGGGCACCGTGCTGCGCCTGGGCGCCGAGAAGGGGCAGCTGCGGCTGGAGCGGGCGCGCCTGGCCGAGGACGTGGCGGCGCTGCGGGGAAGGCTGGAGGACGAGGCCCGGCAGCGCTCGGAGCTGGAGGCGGCGGCCCGCGGGCTGGCGCAGCGCTCGGCGCAGGAGGAGCGGGCGCGGGCGCCGCTGGAGGAGCGAGCCCGGGCGCTGCGGGAGGAGGCGGAGCTGCTGCGGAGGCAGCACCGCGCCGAGGTGGGAGCGCTGCTGCGCGGGGCGCGCCTCGAGCTGCCCGCCGAGCCCCCCGCATCCCTGCGCCCCGGCGTCACCGCCGCGCTCCGCGACCTGCGCGCACAGCTGGAGGGCACGGCGACCCGCAGCACCCTGCAGGCCGAGGAGTGGTTCCGCG TGAGGCTGGACAAGCTCTCGGAGGTGGCCAAGGTGAACACGGACGCCATGCGCTTGGCCCAGGAGGAGATCTCCGAGTACCGCCGGCAGCTCCAGGCCAAGACCACCGAGCTGGAAGCCCTCAAAGGGACCCAGGAGTCGctggagaggcagaggcaggactCGGAGGAGCGCCATCATGCAGATGTCCTGTCCTACCAG GAAACCATCCAGCAGCTTGACAGCGAGCTGAGGAACACCAAGTGGGAGATGGCAGCTCAGCTCCGGGAGTACCAGGATCTGCTCAATGTCAAAATGGCCCTGGACATCGAAATTGCTGCCTATAG AAAGCTCCTGGAAGGGGAGGAATATCGACTCGAGACTGGCATTGGGATGCTCTCCTACCCCGAGGTGCTCCCCAAGGCTCCCAGCATCCCCACCAGCATCAAGGTGAAGAGCGAGGAGAAGATCAAGGTGGTGGAAAAGTCAGAGAAGGAGACGGTGATTGTGGAGGAGCAGACAGAGGAAATCCAGGTGACCGAGGAGgtcacagaggaggaggaggctgagaaagagggtgaagaggaaaaagctgaagagaagggggaggaggaggaagaagaagaggagaaagctGAAGAAGAGGGTGAAGAAAAGGCCAAGTCTCCTGCAAAGGAGGAGGCCAAGTCCCCAGAGAAACCCGAGTCCCCCTCAAAGGAGGAGGCCAAGTCTCCAGAGAAACCCGAGTCCCCCTCAAAGGAGGAG GCCAAGTCCCCAGCAGTCAAGTCGCCTGAAAAGCCCCCAAGCCCCTCAAAGGAGGGGGCCAAGACCCCGGTCGTGAAATCTCCAGAAAAACCTGCAACCCCCTCAAAGGAGGAGGCCAAGAGCCCGGCTGTGAAGTCCCCAGAGAAACCCCCAACCCCCTCAAAGGAGGAAGCCAAGGCTCCAGCTGTCAAATCCCCTGAAAAGCCAGCAACGCCCTCAAAAGAGGAGGCCAAGACCCCAACAGTGAAGTCCCCAGAGAAACCTGCACCTCCCTCAAAGGATGAGGCCAAGACCCCGACAGTGAAATCCCCAGAGAAACCCGCACCCCCCTCAAAAGAGGGGGCCAAGACCCCGACTGTCAAGTCCCCGGAGAAACCTGCAGCCCCCTCTAAAGAAGAGGCCAAGAGCCCAGCTGCAAAGTCCCCAGAGCCACCTGCAACTCCTGCAAAAGAGGAGGCCAAACCCCCATCTGTCAAATCCCCAGAGAAGCCCCCGACTCCCTCTAAGGAGGAGGCCAAGGCCCCGGCTGTGAAGCCCCCAGAGAAGCCCCCGACTCCCTCTAAGGAGGAGGCCAAGGCCCCGGCCGTGAAGTCCCCAGAGAAAGTCAAATCTCCCGTGAAGGACGAGGCCAAGTCTCCACAGAAGGAAGTGGCCCCGGCCAAGGAGCCAAGCCCTACTCCAAAGGAGCCAAAAGCCCCCGCCAAGGAGGAGCAGCCCAAGGAGGTGAAGGCTCCCTCCAAGCCCGAGGAGGGTAAGAAGGAGGAAGCTCCCAAGAAGGACGTCCCGGCCAAGGCAGAGGAGAAACCCAAAGAGAAGGCGGCCACTGTGCCGGAGCCTCCAGCTCCGCAGGCCAAAGAGGCCACCAAGCCAAGCCCCAAAGCTGCTGAagagggaaaggctgaggaggCTCCAGCAAAACCTCAGCAGGAGGTCAGCAAAGCGGCCACCAAGGAGGCTGAGAAGCCAAAGGCTGAGGAGAAGGTGGAGGAGCCCAAGAAGAAAGTGGAAGAACCCAAGAAGAAGGTGGAGGAGGCCAAGAAGGCGGAGGAACCCAAGAAAGAAAAGGCGGAGGAGCCCAAGAAGGAGAAGGTAGAGGAGCCTAAGAAGGTGGAGGAACCCaagaaggagaaagcagaggaacCCAAGAAGGTGGAAGAACCCAAAGCtaaagcaaaacccaaagaTGAGCCCAAAGCCAGTAAGGACCCCCCCAAAGTGGAGGCTCCCTCCAGCAAGGAGGGCACAGCCCCAGAGCCGGCGCCGGGGAAGAAGTGA